A DNA window from Acropora muricata isolate sample 2 unplaced genomic scaffold, ASM3666990v1 scaffold_716, whole genome shotgun sequence contains the following coding sequences:
- the LOC136906848 gene encoding uncharacterized protein produces MFLADTLSRAYLEDEPERTTPRNDVRSIKERVFALELERIRHGEEVSVSPVHLKRLREMTAEDEELQILTNVIIDGWPETLAQARECGRRRTQVTELYWNCRDELTTDDGLVHRGHRLVISAKERPNIVKRLYESHIGIEGTLRGARDIVYWPGITAQLKDYLSKCRICNSYRPRTM; encoded by the coding sequence ATGTTCTTAGCTGACACGCTGAGTCGCGCATACTTGGAGGATGAGCCAGAGAGAACGACCCCACGGAATGACGTGCGTTCTATCAAGGAGCGAGTATTTGCTCTTGAGTTAGAGCGGATCAGACACGGAGAAGAAGTGAGTGTCTCGCCTGTTCATTTAAAGAGATTACGTGAGATGACAGCCGAGGATGAAGAATTGCAGATCCTAACCAACGTTATTATTGATGGTTGGCCAGAGACCTTGGCCCAAGCCCGTGAATGTGGCAGGCGGCGAACACAAGTAACTGAGTTATACTGGAACTGCAGGGATGAATTGACTACTGATGATGGATTAGTGCACAGGGGTCATCGTCTAGTAATATCTGCAAAAGAACGTCCTAACATTGTTAAGAGGCTGTATGAATCGCATATTGGGATCGAAGGAACATTGCGAGGCGCCCGTGATATTGTTTACTGGCCTGGAATCACCGCTCAGCTAAAAGATTACTTATCAAAGTGCCGAATTTGCAACAGTTACCGGCCCCGAACAATGTAA